A genomic segment from Psychrobacter arcticus 273-4 encodes:
- the rplL gene encoding 50S ribosomal protein L7/L12, with amino-acid sequence MALSKDDVLNAIAEMSVMDIVELISAMEEKFGVTAAVAAAPAAAGPAAAAAEEKDEFDVVLASFGEKKVGVIKAVREATGLGLKEAKDLVESAPASIKEGVNKAEAEELKKKLEEAGATVELK; translated from the coding sequence ATGGCACTATCTAAAGATGACGTGTTAAACGCAATCGCTGAAATGTCAGTAATGGATATCGTTGAATTAATCAGCGCTATGGAAGAAAAATTCGGCGTAACAGCTGCTGTTGCTGCTGCACCTGCTGCTGCTGGTCCTGCTGCTGCTGCTGCTGAAGAAAAAGACGAGTTTGACGTAGTTCTTGCCAGCTTTGGCGAGAAGAAAGTTGGCGTAATTAAAGCCGTACGTGAAGCTACTGGTCTTGGCCTGAAAGAAGCGAAAGATTTGGTTGAAAGCGCTCCAGCTTCAATCAAAGAAGGCGTTAACAAAGCTGAAGCTGAAGAGTTGAAAAAGAAACTTGAAGAAGCTGGTGCAACTGTTGAACTAAAATAG
- the rplJ gene encoding 50S ribosomal protein L10, whose product MALTLEQKQQVVAEVSEVAANAYSAVAAEYHGIGVAKLTKLREQAREKGVVLKVVKNTLAKRAFEGTKFESMSDRMTGPLLLAFSMEDLGSAARVVFDFSKDNKALETKLVSVGGVVYGPEELERVSKLPTRDEAISILMATMNAPVTKLVQTMNAVPGKLVRTVAAIKDAKEAA is encoded by the coding sequence ATGGCATTAACGCTAGAGCAAAAACAACAAGTTGTGGCTGAAGTGTCTGAAGTTGCTGCTAATGCTTACTCAGCAGTAGCTGCCGAATATCATGGTATTGGTGTTGCAAAGCTTACTAAGCTGCGCGAACAAGCCCGTGAAAAAGGCGTCGTTTTGAAAGTGGTAAAAAATACCCTAGCAAAACGTGCGTTTGAAGGCACTAAGTTTGAGAGCATGTCAGACCGTATGACTGGTCCATTACTTTTGGCTTTCTCTATGGAAGATTTGGGATCTGCTGCTCGAGTCGTTTTCGACTTCAGTAAAGATAACAAAGCTTTAGAGACCAAATTGGTATCAGTTGGTGGTGTTGTTTATGGTCCAGAAGAGCTAGAGCGCGTATCGAAGCTACCAACTCGCGACGAAGCAATCTCTATCTTGATGGCTACTATGAATGCACCAGTGACCAAGCTTGTCCAGACTATGAACGCAGTTCCTGGCAAGTTAGTTCGCACTGTTGCAGCAATCAAAGACGCAAAAGAAGCTGCTTAA